The genomic interval TACTGTTGCTAACTGACACATTGACGCCGTTTACTAAAAACACTTGGGCTCTCAGAGGTCGGGCCTATTCCAGAACGCACCGAGTTGTGATGACCCACTTGTTGAAGATGTCCTAACAACTCATCGTTTTcactttccaaaaaaaaaacctcattATTATAATATTTACCAAAAAGACTTACCATTTACGCCGCACTGACAAATGGCTGCGGATTCATTGGCCCTATCTCTCACCAACCCCCAAACTCCACTACAGACTCCACTCACACTCTCTTCCCCCCTTCCGTACCCTTACGCGCTCTCACCCTTACCCAATTTTCCCGCCCAGTCCCCAGCGCGTGCCTCCCACAACCTCTTTTAACCCCCTCTAATTCTCCCAGGGCTGACCTCACCCCCCCATCTCACTCagatatctctctctctctcagtctcACCTATAAATACAAAAACCCAAACCCCATATCTCCACCACCGTCAACCACCgccttcctcctccaccaccatGGCCACGTCAGCACCCCAAACCCTCCGCACCTCATTTCTCCGCAACCCtacctcctctctctctctctcctccaagAACCCCCTCGCCTTCTCCCTCCCCTCCCGCCGCCGCCTCGCACCGCCGAGACTAGTCGTCGTCCTCTCCGCCGCGAGTCTCGACGCCAAGCCCACCGTCCTCGTCGCCGAGAAGCTCGGCGAGGCCGGGCTCGACCTGTTAAAGGAGTTCGCCAACGTCGACTGCTCCTATAACCTCAGCCCCGAGGAGCTCTGCACTAAGATCTCACTCTGCGACGCGTTGATCGTCCGGAGCGGGACCAAGGTCAACCGCGAGGTGTTCGAGTCCTCCGGCGGGAGGCTGAAGGTCGTCGGAAGAGCCGGGGTTGGGATCGATAATGTGGATCTGAGCGCCGCCACTGAGTTTGGTTGTTTAGTTGTGAATGCACCGACTGCCAACACCGTCGCCGCCGCCGAGCACGGCATCGCTCTCCTCACCGCCATGGCTCGAAACGTTGCTCAGGCCGACGCCTCCGTCAAAGCTGGTTAGTAGTAAACATAGTAGTAATTTCACTGAGGCATTTCATCGAACAGCTTTAGTAAACTTAGTAGTAATTTCACTGAGGCATTTCGTCGAACAGTTTTAGTAAACATAGTAATTTTCATTGAGGCATTTCGTCGAACAGTTTGTGTTCAATTTTGATGTGgtggtgtgtttttttcaGGTAAATGGCAGCGGAACAAGTACGTCGGAGTTTCGCTGGTTGGGAAGACACTGGCTGTGATGGGATTTGGTAAGGTTGGATCTGAAGTGGCGCGTCGAGCTAAGGGGCTTGGGATGCATGTGATTGCACACGACCCTTATGCTCCGGCCGATCGTGCTCGTGCCATTGGTGTGGAGCTTGTCAGCTTCGACGAGGCGCTGGCCACTGCCGACTTCATCTCCCTGCACATGCCTCTCACTGCTGCTACTAACAAGGTGCTCAACGACGAGACGTTTGCGAAGATGAAGAAGGGAGTGAGGATTGTGAATGTGGCTCGCGGTGGAGTTATCGATGAGGATGCGCTGGTCAAGGCTCTTGATTCTGGAATTGTTGCGCAGGTTCGAATTGCGAACTCTGCTGTTTGTGGTTTTGGCTTAATGCAGGACAGTTAGTAatgtggttttgtttttgttgttgtgtaGGCTGCGCTTGATGTGTTCACTGTGGAGCCGCCGCCACAGGGTAACAAGTTGGTGTTGCACGAGAGAGTTACTGCCACCCCTCATCTTGGTGCTAGTACCATGGAAGCACAGGTAGATTTTTGCAGCATTGCATATATCACAATGTTTGTCTTCTTTTCTACTGGTTATCATATAAACtaaaacttaattaaattgatGTGCAGGAAGGAGTGGCCATTGAAATTGCCGAAGCTGTCGTTGGAGCCTTGAAAGGGGAGCTTGCTGCCACTGCAGTCAATGCACCAATGGTTCCGGCTGAGGTAGACTCTCATTTTCCGAAAATTGAATCCTTTCATGAAACCTGATTAAATTAGTCATTCGCACGGACTTTGGATTAGTAATTGTTGAGTTTGACAAGTGCAAATGCGATTCTTGATATTCAAGACTAAAATTGCTCGTTGAAGCATAGTTGTAAGCAACATCTAAGTCTTAAGCTAATATTTTCTTGTATTGAATTCCAAGACTAATCTGAAGACTAAATTTTTAGGCTGTTGCATGGATTTACAACTTCATGTTTTCCCTTTCTGATTGTAGGTGTTGATGGAACTGAAGCCTTATGTCGAACTTGCCGAGAAACTGGGGAGACTGGCTGTCCAGTTAGTGGCAGGAGGCAGTGGTGTGAAGAACGTAAAGGTTTCATATGCCTCAGCTAGAGCTCCTGATGACCTTGATACCAGACTTCTTCGGGCCATGATTACCAAGGGTCTCATTGAGCCAATATCCAGTGTTTTTGTGAATCTGGTCAATGCTGATTTCACTGCTAAACAGAGAGGACTGAGGATAACAGAAGAGCGGACCATTCTAGATGGTTCACCTGAGAATCCTCTGGACACTATCCAAGTTCAGATTGCCAATGTGGAATCCAAATTTGCCAGCGCCATATCAGACAGTGGGGAGATAAAGGTGGAGGGTCGTGTTAAGGATGGGGTTCCCCACTTGACAAGGGTTGGATCATTTGAAGTTGATGTGAGCTTGGAAGGTAGCATTATACTCTGCAGACAGGTTGATCAGCCGGGTATGATAGGATTGGTTGGGAGCATTTTAGGAGAGGAGAACGTGAATGTTAGTTTCATGAGTGTCGGAAGAATTGCCCCAAGAAAGCAGGCTGTGATGGCAATTGGTGTGGATGACCAACCCAGCAAGCAATCTTTGAAAAGGATCGGGGATGTTCCAGCCATTGAAGAGTTTGTTTTCCTCAAGTTGTAGTGTGACGTTATATTCTGCACCTTGTTTCATTATGTCTCTCTTATTTTGCTCCCCAATTTTGTAGTCCTTGTTTCATTATGTCTTCTCTTATGTTGTGGTAGATTTAGATTCAGGAATCAAGAATAATAAACTCTTAATGAAAAGAATGTACGTTTTTGAGTTCACATTTCTTGTTTCCTTACCATGTTGTGTTCAGAATCTTAGGATAAATCACCATGGGATCATTCTGATACTTCTTTACGATGAGGAAAAACATACCACAACAAGATCAAAGTGTAATGCTGGGTGAGCAGCGGGAGAAAGCTGAGAAGACCACCTTCCAACATCAGAAACGATGGCCTAACTTAGCAAGAGCATCATGTAAAAATCAGCCTCCTTCCGAAGGAGACGGGAGAACTGAATGCCTGATGTCTTCTACAACTTTAAATCGCCAGACGTAACCAGTCTTGAGCGGCAACACATCGATCAGAAGCTAACCCTCAATGAGGATCTCCGAGGTGAACCCGGTAAGGTGGTAGAGACCTTCTCGGAAGGCAAGGGCCTCAGCAACAAAAACATCCGAAAACCTTGATTCTAGCAGCCACATGAGATGCATTTCTGACTGATCCGTCAAAATTCTACGTAACATGGGAAAGAAGAGGATTCCACATTGACATTTCATTAAAAGAGAAGGATTTTGTTCAGCTCCGAATGCGCTTTAATTTCAAGTTTAGGTGCGACTGAAAATTTAAATAGAATGCATTACAAGTTGGATGTCAAATACATCCTTTGGTCCCATTAAactagaaaaaagaaaaagtatgTATCCATTGATAAACTACTTCTGGGACTATTGGAACAAAATTTACTCCAAAATTCTCCGTTGCTCTTTGACCCATAGTGACATGATTCTTATTTACTTGTAGTTTATTCACCAAACTTTGTATAATTTCTTAAGGGAACATCATTCTACATTTCCCACTCACAATATTCAGTACTATGATGGTAATGAAACTCATGTCGAAGTATATAGACGGCATCAATGGAAGTGAAAGGATCCAGGCTGGCCACTATGTCGTAATTCAGGAGCCAGATAGGAAAGGAACCTGAGCTACTGTTGTTGGTAGCGATATGTGGAGGTTTTGAACTGCTAAATAGGCAGCAATACCAGCAGCATAACCGGCAAAAGCAAACCCGCTCACCTGCAGTAATCACAATGAACCTTTTTCTTACCAACACCA from Argentina anserina chromosome 2, drPotAnse1.1, whole genome shotgun sequence carries:
- the LOC126784470 gene encoding D-3-phosphoglycerate dehydrogenase 1, chloroplastic; this encodes MATSAPQTLRTSFLRNPTSSLSLSSKNPLAFSLPSRRRLAPPRLVVVLSAASLDAKPTVLVAEKLGEAGLDLLKEFANVDCSYNLSPEELCTKISLCDALIVRSGTKVNREVFESSGGRLKVVGRAGVGIDNVDLSAATEFGCLVVNAPTANTVAAAEHGIALLTAMARNVAQADASVKAGKWQRNKYVGVSLVGKTLAVMGFGKVGSEVARRAKGLGMHVIAHDPYAPADRARAIGVELVSFDEALATADFISLHMPLTAATNKVLNDETFAKMKKGVRIVNVARGGVIDEDALVKALDSGIVAQAALDVFTVEPPPQGNKLVLHERVTATPHLGASTMEAQEGVAIEIAEAVVGALKGELAATAVNAPMVPAEVLMELKPYVELAEKLGRLAVQLVAGGSGVKNVKVSYASARAPDDLDTRLLRAMITKGLIEPISSVFVNLVNADFTAKQRGLRITEERTILDGSPENPLDTIQVQIANVESKFASAISDSGEIKVEGRVKDGVPHLTRVGSFEVDVSLEGSIILCRQVDQPGMIGLVGSILGEENVNVSFMSVGRIAPRKQAVMAIGVDDQPSKQSLKRIGDVPAIEEFVFLKL